The Toxotes jaculatrix isolate fToxJac2 chromosome 14, fToxJac2.pri, whole genome shotgun sequence genome window below encodes:
- the LOC121193062 gene encoding semaphorin-6B-like produces the protein MCAAAMATVAPPLTFLLLLLQLADGSFPEEPSPLSYVPVEVVRRYPVFLGRAHRSAQRQELHIQTVLQVNRTLYIGARDDLYRVELDNMAGDEMFYSKKRTWESNKNDIRVCRMKGKHEGECRNFIKVLLSQHGGLFVCGTNAFNPLCANYTRDTLEMVGETVSGMARCPYDPRHANVALFADGSLFTGTVTDFLAIDAVIYRSLGDSPALRTVKHDSKWFREPYFVSAMEWGPHIYFFFREMAMEFHHLEKVMVSRVARVCKADLGGSQRVLEKQWTTFLKARLNCSIPGDSHFYFNLLHATSEIIHMQGRDVILGLFSTPPNSIPGSAVCVFDMQQLAHVFEGRFKEQKSPESIWTPVPDEAVPKPRPGGCAVQGSRFSSSTTLPDEVLNFVKTHPLMDETVPLLGHRPWVVKTMGRYQLTAMVVDTEAGPHRNRTVLFLGSTRGTILKFLMVPNGDSVSHSSVFLEEVDGFNPEKCSDDSPQARQLLSLSLDRTSHTLLLAFPSCLVRVPTSRCHLHSRCMKSCLASRDPYCGWTRGSTCSFLRPGTRLPFQQDVEYGNTTSHLGDCDGILQQSLLIEPESLVSLNLLVASAVSAFTIGAALSGLAVCWIMAHKPANRRHGNTSQSSIQRRERGLLGNGGGMGGSVLSVTRQGGGERPCSQGGETLFVMPNGWVKSGELDPGFLPTPEHTPQQKRRGLRLSDSNSGGWDTSQTYLGGGSVGLGSPCRMPPSVYLTTRLFQQGGGGRHSGESRGNDTPRQHYVCLSKQEKGGKGTPKAPLRKSAGEYVYPMTPQDSPERRRVVSAPSAPVEYGEPLPLRWPPQEGYILSSHGMVPVPLPPPSMPTPSGQAYVSQQHTPGLSRALLRGALERGELGQLVDLSQLMSKKNCSDRTQTGH, from the exons ATGTGtgctgctgccatggcaaccgTGGCTCCTCCCCTCACAtttcttctcctgctgcttcaACTGGCTGATGGCTCATTCCCAGAGGAACCCAGTCCACTGAGCTACGTCCCTGTAGAGG tgGTGAGGAGGTATCCAGTGTTCCTGGGCAGAGCTCATCGTTCAGCTCAGAGACAGGAGCTGCACATCCAGACGGTCCTCCAAGTCAACCGCACGCTCTACATAGGAGCCAG aGATGACTTGTACAGAGTGGAGCTGGATAACATGGCAGGTGATGAAATGTTCTACAGCAAG AAAAGGACATGGGAATCCAATAAGAATGATATTCGAGTGTGCCGGATGAAGGGCAAACATGAG GGAGAGTGCCGTAATTTCATCAAGGTTCTGCTCAGCCAGCATGGTGGCCTGTTTGTGTGCGGAACAAACGCCTTCAACCCACTGTGTGCCAACTACACT AGAGACACTCTAGAAATGGTGGGAGAGACTGTCAGCGGGATGGCACGGTGCCCATATGATCCACGGCATGCCAATGTGGCTTTATTTGCAG ATGGAAGTCTCTTTACCGGTACCGTGACAGACTTCCTGGCCATTGATGCAGTGATCTATCGAAGCCTCGGCGACAGCCCCGCCCTCCGCACAGTCAAGCACGATTCCAAATGGTTCAGAG AGCCGTACTTTGTGAGCGCCATGGAGTGGGGTCCtcatatttatttcttcttcagAGAGATGGCCATGGAGTTTCATCATCTGGAGAAG GTGATGGTGTCCCGTGTGGCTCGTGTTTGTAAGGCTGACCTGGGTGGCTCTCAGCGCGTCCTTGAGAAACAGTGGACCACATTTCTTAAGGCACGGCTCAACTGCTCCATCCCCGGAGACTCACACTTCTACTTCAACCTTTTACACGCCACAAGCGAAATTATCCATATGCAGGGACGAGATGTCATCCTCGGCCTCTTCTCCACCCCACCAAACAG CATCCCTGGTtctgcggtgtgtgtgtttgacatgcAGCAGCTCGCTCACGTCTTTGAAGGCCGGTTTAAAGAGCAGAAATCCCCGGAGTCTATTTGGACTCCTGTACCGGACGAGGCGGTGCCTAAACCAAG acCAGGGGGATGTGCAGTGCAGGGATCCAGATTTAGCTCCTCTACCACGCTGCCAGATGAGGTGCTGAACTTTGTTAAGACCCACCCGCTTATGGACGAGACCGTTCCCCTACTGGGGCACAGACCCTGGGTGGTCAAGACTATGGGACG GTACCAGCTGACAGCCATGGTGGTAGACACAGAAGCCGGACCTCATAGGAACCGTACAGTCTTGTTCCTCGGCTCAACCAGGGGAACTATCCTCAAGTTCCTAATGGTTCCCAATGGagactctgtctctcacagcaGTGTATTtctggaggaggtggatggatTTAACCCAGAGAA GTGTAGTGACGACTCTCCTCAGGCCCGTCAGCTCTTGTCTCTGTCGTTGGACCGGACCAGccacactctgctgctggcCTTTCCCTCCTGTCTGGTCCGAGTTCCCACGTCTCGCTGCCACCTGCACTCCCGCTGCATGAA gagctGTCTAGCCTCCAGGGATCCTTACTGTGGCTGGACCAGAGGCAGCACCTGCTCCTTCCTGAGACCGGGCACACG gctgccTTTTCAACAAGATGTGGAATATGGAAACACCACCTCCCATCTAGGAGACTGTGATG GAATTCTGCAGCAGAGTTTGCTGATTGAACCGGAGAGCCTTGTTTCCCTCAACCTGCTTGTGGCATCTGCGGTCTCTGCGTTCACCATCGGGGCGGCGCTCTCCGGCCTCGCCGTGTGCTGGATCATGGCCCACAAGCCTGCCAACCGCCGCCACGGCAACACCTCCCAGTCCTCCATCCAGAGACGTGAAAGAGGCCTGCTGGGTAACGGCGGAGGGATGGGAGGCTCTGTGCTGAGCGTAACACGGCAGGGAGGTGGGGAGCGCCCCTGCTCTCAGGGCGGGGAAACCCTCTTTGTCATGCCCAATGGCTGGGTGAAGTCAGGGGAGCTCGACCCCGGTTTCCTCCCCACCCCAGAGCACACGCCCCAGCAGAAACGCAGAGGCCTGCGACTGTCTGACTCCAACTCTGGAGGGTGGGACACCAGCCAGACGTACCTGGGGGGAGGCTCCGTGGGTCTGGGTTCACCCTGCCGCATGCCCCCTTCAGTCTACCTGACCACCAGACTGTTCCAGCAAGGGGGGGGTGGGAGACACAGTGGTGAGAGCCGAGGGAATGACACGCCACGCCAGCACTATGTCTGTCTGAGCAAGCaagaaaaaggagggaaagggaCGCCCAAAGCTCCACTCAGGAAGTCTGCCGGAGAATATGTATACCCCATGACCCCCCAGGACTCGCCTGAGCGTCGGAGGGTGGTCTCAGCCCCCAGCGCCCCCGTGGAGTATGGCGAGCCGCTGCCTTTGCGCTGGCCACCCCAGGAAGGATACATCCTCAGCAGCCACGGCATGGTCCCCGTCCCCCTGCCTCCCCCCTCCATGCCCACTCCCAGTGGCCAGGCGTATGTGTCCCAGCAACATACCCCCGGGCTAAGCCGGGCTCTGCTGAGAGGGGCCCTGGAGCGAGGGGAGCTGGGGCAGCTGGTGGATCTCAGTCAGCTGATGAGTAAGAAGAACTGCAGCGATAGGACTCAGACTGGCCATTGA
- the gpr35b gene encoding G-protein coupled receptor 55 yields the protein MCNSTRDHCEVDLFQGLAYSPLFLLGFLVNAAALRAFIAKRDSWTDTHIYMFNLVLADSALILFLPFRMYDAFFCLPKTTMCTFLMNIHFINMYASILTTTAISFQRYLAIRFPIHARSWTRKKEAAFAVCVFLWGLLVTFCVVFQKENYPENLWTCYERCKDKPLKLKVILSLILPGFLIPLVIVVFCSSQIIYILLKVDEKSEKKKSIISIVMANMIVFIVCYTPIHIGFFVNFLYTAPPNWQNLYIPVHKYLLVSEWIAATNCCFDSISYYFLLKGFYS from the coding sequence ATGTGCAACTCCACCAGAGATCACTGCGAAGTGGACCTCTTTCAGGGTCTGGCTTACAGTCCTTTGTTTCTCCTGGGTTTCCTTGTCAACGCTGCAGCTTTGCGTGCCTTCATTGCAAAACGGGATTCCTGGACAGACACCCACATCTACATGTTCAACCTGGTTTTAGCTGATTCTGCCCTCATCCTCTTCCTTCCCTTTAGGATGTACGATGCCTTCTTCTGCTTGCCTAAGACTACCATGTGTACTTTCCTCATGAACATACATTTCATCAACATGTATGCCAGCATCCTGACCACGACTGCCATCAGTTTCCAGCGCTACCTGGCTATAAGGTTCCCTATACACGCCAGATCGTGGACGAGGAAGAAAGAGGCagcttttgctgtgtgtgtgtttctttgggGGCTTCTGGTGACGTTCTGTGTTGTGttccaaaaagaaaactatCCTGAAAATCTCTGGACGTGTTATGAAAGATGTAAAGATAAACCACTTAAGCTAAAAGTGATTTTGTCTCTGATCTTACCAGGCTTCCTCATTCCACTGGtgattgttgtgttttgttccaGTCAGATCATCTATATTCTGTTAAAGGTGGAtgaaaaatcagagaaaaagaaaagcataatTAGTATAGTAATGGCAAACATGATTGTGTTCATTGTCTGCTATACACCAATTCATATTGGCTTTTTTGTCAACTTCTTGTACACTGCACCTCCAAACTGGCAAAATCTATATATACCTGTACATAAATATCTACTTGTGTCTGAATGGATTGCTGCCACAAACTGCTGTTTTGATTCCATCAGCTATTACTTCTTATTGAAAGGGTTTTACTCATAA